From a single Nicotiana tomentosiformis chromosome 2, ASM39032v3, whole genome shotgun sequence genomic region:
- the LOC138904325 gene encoding uncharacterized protein — MAAPPNFEEGQSTYRPPRFNGQYYGWWKTRMHDFIMAEDLELRDVICNRPFVPMKTVSEGTTTVPKTRKEYNDAHRKAIEKNYRAKMILVCGIGPDEYNRISASKSAKEIWEALQIAHEGTTQVK, encoded by the coding sequence atggctgctccaccaaacttcgagGAAGGACAATCAACGTACAGACCACCTAGATTCAACGGCCAATACTATGGTTGGTGGAAAACAAGAATGCATGATTTCATCATGGCTGAGGACTTAGAGTTGAGGGATGTAATATGTAACAGACCTTTTGTTCCCATGAAAACTGTTAGTGAGGGAACAACTACAGTCCCAAAAACAAGAAAAGAGTACAACGATGCTCACAGAAAggctattgagaagaattatAGGGCAAAAATGATTCTTGTCTGTGGCATTGGACCAGATGAATACAACCGCATCTCAGCTAGTAAGAGTGCtaaggagatctgggaagctctTCAAATAGCACATGAAGGGACAACTCAAGTCAAGTAG